From one Chanodichthys erythropterus isolate Z2021 chromosome 3, ASM2448905v1, whole genome shotgun sequence genomic stretch:
- the LOC137016169 gene encoding GTPase IMAP family member 2-like has translation MSEEELKKEIKKCIFMSAPGPHVFLLVIRVGVKFTEEEKKTVKWIQENFGEEASHHTIILFTHADHLKTSLDDYISENNDLKALVDECGGRFHSFNNEDMINRSQVTELLQKIDKMVKINGGQHYTNEIFKKAQRKIEQEALNQKWWDYGKTALTAVGGGVAVVGAAGVVGMALAKGKFGP, from the coding sequence ATGAGTGAAGAAGAGCTGAAGAAAGAGATCAAGAAGTGCATCTTCATGTCTGCTCCTGGCCCTCATGTGTTTCTGCTGGTCATCAGAGTGGGTGTGAAATTCACAGAAGAAGAGAAGAAAACAGTAAAATGGATTCAGGAAAACTTTGGAGAAGAAGCTTCTCATCACACCATCATTCTGTTCACTCACGCTGATCATCTGAAGACTTCATTAGATGACTACATCAGTGAAAATAATGATCTCAAGGCTCTTGTTGATGAGTGTGGTGGCAGATTTCACTCATTCAATAATGAAGACATGATTAATCGCTCTCAGGTCACAGAACTGCTGCAGAAGATTGATAAAATGGTGAAGATCAATGGAGGACAGCACTATACTAATGAGATATTTAAAAAAGCCCAGAGAAAGATTGAACAAGAGGCTTTAAATCAAAAATGGTGGGACTATGGGAAAACAGCACTAACAGCAGTGGGAGGAGGAGTAGCAGTAGTAGGAGCAGCAGGAGTAGTAGGAATGGCACTAGCAAAAGGAAAATTTGGGCCATag